From one Oscillatoria sp. FACHB-1407 genomic stretch:
- a CDS encoding glycosyltransferase family 10 domain-containing protein gives MDQKIVGMISSYNDLNPSPRDWMWHQTPQPFGVWKDIQVVANAPEPDFILMYNFTQFPGRKSRNKNWFLNRFKGKMTAEQEEQKFQESLRNVPKERVIFALREPPFVEKEKRRIKDYRLAEKYCEYVSGPDDFAPISEPMSAIWYHPNSFRDLNEMGAPEKVSPCSWITSGIDRTANHQNRLSFIKLLRESGLEFDLYGRGLPDWAKGNGQLLSKWNAMAPYYYNLAIENFAENDWYVSEKLWDSLLAWCLPIYYGGSAADRLLPPGSFLRLPSMDEKGLAYIKEVIATPDAWYAAKDAIAEARQIILHELNLLNWLSKTVKQLSSS, from the coding sequence ATGGATCAGAAAATCGTTGGCATGATTAGCAGTTACAACGACTTGAATCCAAGCCCACGGGACTGGATGTGGCATCAAACCCCTCAACCTTTTGGAGTTTGGAAGGATATTCAAGTTGTGGCAAATGCTCCAGAGCCAGACTTCATATTGATGTATAACTTCACCCAATTTCCTGGTCGAAAATCTCGCAACAAAAATTGGTTCTTGAATAGATTCAAAGGCAAAATGACTGCTGAGCAGGAAGAACAAAAATTTCAGGAGAGCCTGCGTAATGTTCCGAAAGAAAGAGTGATTTTTGCCTTACGAGAACCACCTTTTGTCGAGAAGGAAAAACGTAGAATTAAAGACTATCGGCTAGCAGAAAAGTATTGTGAATATGTTTCTGGGCCTGATGATTTTGCGCCCATTTCTGAACCCATGTCTGCTATCTGGTATCATCCCAACTCTTTTCGCGATTTGAACGAGATGGGAGCACCGGAGAAAGTTAGTCCTTGCAGTTGGATTACATCGGGAATCGACCGCACCGCTAATCACCAGAATCGCTTGAGCTTCATCAAACTTTTACGAGAAAGCGGGCTAGAATTTGACCTGTATGGTCGGGGGCTACCAGATTGGGCAAAGGGTAACGGTCAATTGTTGAGTAAATGGAACGCGATGGCTCCGTATTACTACAACCTGGCGATCGAAAACTTTGCTGAGAATGATTGGTATGTGAGTGAGAAGCTGTGGGATTCCCTGCTGGCTTGGTGTCTACCTATCTATTACGGCGGTTCAGCAGCCGATCGCCTATTGCCACCGGGTAGTTTTCTCAGGTTACCCAGTATGGATGAGAAGGGGTTAGCCTATATCAAAGAGGTAATTGCTACTCCGGATGCGTGGTATGCAGCGAAAGATGCGATCGCCGAAGCCCGACAGATTATTTTGCACGAGTTGAATTTGCTGAATTGGTTATCCAAAACAGTTAAACAACTCTCCAGTTCTTAG
- a CDS encoding Npun_R2821/Npun_R2822 family protein has protein sequence MVDGIYTLANDYVYDQLVALLNSIEANAPGTPVCVIAYDDNLDRVKAEVEKRKDVTLMSDPTIFGCWEDFSRQVWRTHPYATQKWQRRKGVEVYRLNCNHRYAAFDPGAPFDRFIYLDADTLVLGSPKVIFDALDNNDFVVYDYQYTDPSHIFNLQSPKLLEIFSQEQINTQIFCSGCFASKRGMFPQEQRDWIVSKLAENEAEVLYLNAPNQSVLNYMVMRSGIPVCNLIFELPEDQRTGNAVTSKRFVMRDNTLYEDGERRLTYIHYIGLSSKAFNELCQGVNHGFPYRETFLYYRYLHEPEKRPVLKGKPKPFGAPPSLMTRALRKVGLVKAK, from the coding sequence ATGGTAGACGGTATTTACACGCTGGCGAATGACTACGTTTATGACCAACTTGTGGCTCTGCTGAACAGTATTGAAGCCAACGCACCTGGTACACCAGTTTGTGTTATTGCCTATGACGATAATTTGGATCGAGTCAAAGCGGAGGTTGAAAAGCGAAAGGATGTGACTTTGATGTCTGACCCAACAATATTCGGATGTTGGGAAGACTTTTCAAGGCAGGTTTGGAGGACTCATCCCTACGCCACCCAAAAATGGCAACGTAGAAAAGGGGTTGAGGTTTACCGCTTAAATTGCAACCATCGCTATGCTGCATTTGATCCGGGGGCACCCTTTGACCGTTTCATCTATTTGGACGCAGATACATTGGTGCTCGGCTCACCAAAAGTGATATTTGATGCGTTAGACAATAACGATTTTGTTGTCTACGACTATCAATACACAGACCCATCACACATTTTTAATTTACAATCACCCAAACTATTAGAAATCTTCAGTCAGGAGCAAATTAATACACAAATTTTTTGTTCAGGATGTTTTGCCTCAAAACGGGGAATGTTTCCTCAAGAACAGCGAGATTGGATTGTTTCTAAATTGGCAGAGAATGAAGCGGAAGTGCTTTATCTCAACGCTCCAAATCAATCTGTTTTGAATTACATGGTGATGCGATCGGGCATCCCTGTCTGTAATTTGATCTTTGAACTTCCTGAGGATCAGCGTACAGGAAACGCTGTTACCTCAAAGCGTTTTGTGATGCGAGATAATACGCTTTACGAGGACGGAGAACGTCGTCTGACCTACATTCACTACATTGGGCTTAGCTCAAAGGCTTTCAACGAATTGTGTCAGGGTGTCAATCACGGGTTTCCTTATCGGGAGACTTTTCTCTATTATCGATACCTGCATGAGCCCGAAAAACGTCCAGTTCTGAAAGGAAAACCCAAACCATTTGGTGCACCTCCCAGTTTGATGACACGAGCATTGCGAAAAGTTGGACTAGTAAAAGCAAAGTGA
- a CDS encoding RsmB/NOP family class I SAM-dependent RNA methyltransferase yields the protein MQPASNLLIKSSHRLFADTTAQAQFVEALTHPQPFHPSILWCRAKPDDFPFTTEPPLPWQPEFVDRLAIATKPGQHPLHQAGYYYCLDFSSVFAASVLLAIAQPTPVIVDMCASPGGKSLFAWRALQPQRLISNEVIGKRIGALLSNLKRCQNADWSESPTQQIISNIDSKILAEEIPQSADLVIVDAPCTGQSLLAKNEKNPGCFHPVTIKKNANRQKRILANSAQLVAPRGYLAYMTCAYSPEENEQVSEWFLKHFSHFAPIPIAHLSPYQSHLTDLPCYRMFPQDKLGAGAFTILFQNTQTQERNSFPDPFLQRAGLIKLALHS from the coding sequence ATGCAACCTGCTTCTAACCTACTGATTAAATCGAGCCATCGATTATTTGCGGACACAACCGCTCAAGCGCAATTTGTCGAGGCGTTGACCCATCCCCAACCGTTTCATCCGTCGATTTTGTGGTGTCGAGCTAAACCGGACGACTTCCCCTTCACTACGGAGCCTCCTCTTCCCTGGCAACCTGAGTTTGTCGATCGATTGGCGATCGCCACAAAACCGGGGCAACATCCTCTGCATCAGGCAGGTTACTACTACTGCCTCGATTTTTCCTCCGTGTTTGCGGCGTCTGTCCTGTTGGCGATCGCTCAACCCACTCCAGTCATTGTCGATATGTGTGCCTCCCCTGGAGGTAAAAGCCTGTTTGCCTGGAGAGCACTCCAACCCCAACGGTTAATCAGTAATGAGGTTATTGGTAAGCGCATCGGAGCTTTACTCTCTAACTTGAAGCGATGCCAGAATGCAGATTGGTCGGAATCTCCAACTCAACAAATCATCAGCAATATAGATTCCAAAATACTCGCAGAAGAAATTCCCCAATCTGCTGATCTTGTCATTGTCGATGCTCCGTGTACGGGTCAATCTTTGCTCGCAAAAAATGAAAAAAACCCAGGATGTTTTCATCCAGTAACCATTAAAAAAAATGCCAATCGCCAAAAGCGAATCTTGGCAAACTCCGCTCAACTGGTTGCCCCTCGCGGCTATTTAGCCTACATGACCTGTGCCTATTCTCCTGAAGAAAATGAACAAGTCAGCGAATGGTTTCTAAAGCACTTTTCTCATTTTGCTCCAATCCCAATTGCTCATCTCTCTCCCTATCAATCTCACTTAACTGATTTACCCTGCTATCGCATGTTTCCTCAAGACAAGTTAGGGGCTGGAGCGTTTACAATTCTGTTTCAAAATACTCAAACTCAGGAACGCAATTCTTTTCCTGATCCGTTTCTACAACGGGCTGGATTAATCAAACTTGCATTGCATTCGTGA
- the cysC gene encoding adenylyl-sulfate kinase — protein sequence MSAEQRGVTVWFTGLSGAGKTTLRMAVEKELRAQNLKVEVLDGDIVRENLTKGLGFSKADRDENIRRIGFVAHLLTRNGVIVLVSAISPYRDIRDQVRDKIGNFVEVYVNAPLEVCEQRDVKGLYKKARAGELKQFTGIDDPYEAPLNPEVECRTDQETLEESTEKVLGKLEALGYISPVSLVNPVP from the coding sequence ATGAGTGCAGAGCAGCGTGGCGTAACGGTCTGGTTTACTGGTTTAAGCGGTGCAGGTAAAACCACTCTCAGAATGGCGGTAGAAAAAGAACTTCGCGCCCAAAATCTCAAGGTCGAAGTTCTGGATGGTGACATTGTTCGAGAAAATCTCACCAAAGGGTTAGGCTTTAGCAAAGCAGACCGAGACGAAAACATTCGTCGCATCGGCTTTGTCGCTCATCTACTGACGCGCAACGGGGTCATTGTCTTAGTTTCAGCCATCTCCCCCTACCGCGACATTCGAGATCAGGTCAGGGACAAAATCGGCAACTTCGTCGAAGTTTACGTCAACGCTCCTTTAGAGGTCTGTGAACAGCGCGACGTCAAAGGGTTATACAAAAAAGCTCGTGCGGGTGAACTTAAGCAATTCACCGGAATTGATGATCCCTACGAAGCACCACTTAATCCTGAGGTTGAATGCAGAACCGATCAGGAAACTCTGGAAGAGAGCACTGAGAAGGTTTTAGGGAAATTAGAAGCATTGGGCTATATTTCGCCCGTATCCCTCGTCAACCCCGTTCCGTAA
- a CDS encoding Npun_R2821/Npun_R2822 family protein: protein MSRGIYIIANDRVIDQTIALIKSIRFYDAETPIMMIPYDDNYGAIADLLTTTYGVQIYEDLEFVNRLSIKLSDVFGQRFFARPNQFRKQACWFGPFDEFLYIDTDIVVFEKIADNLNYLSEYDFICCDYQHNGGIENVFSPKVIELNVFSEPELKDVFNCGFWGSKKGVITEDDLYATFEECAQHPEYFDFTQKTSDQPIINYMILKRVPKRFNIVRRPGGGPGNWGGSTRFQRDGFRLIDPNVNQPLQYLHWAGIRIEPGCPYWEIWEHYRYLNEEKPAYYPSVKRKKSLRQRLASLIKGR from the coding sequence GTGAGCCGTGGAATTTACATTATTGCTAACGATCGCGTCATTGATCAGACTATTGCGTTGATTAAAAGCATTCGCTTTTATGATGCTGAAACCCCAATCATGATGATTCCCTATGATGATAACTATGGGGCGATCGCTGACTTACTCACAACAACCTATGGTGTCCAAATCTACGAAGACTTGGAGTTTGTAAATCGTCTTTCAATCAAACTCAGCGACGTATTTGGTCAACGCTTTTTTGCCCGACCCAATCAATTTCGGAAGCAGGCGTGTTGGTTTGGTCCCTTTGATGAGTTCCTCTACATCGACACAGATATTGTTGTGTTTGAAAAGATAGCTGACAATCTCAACTATCTGTCTGAATACGATTTTATCTGTTGTGATTATCAACACAATGGAGGAATTGAGAATGTCTTTTCCCCTAAAGTAATAGAGTTAAATGTTTTTAGCGAACCAGAGCTAAAAGATGTCTTTAATTGTGGCTTTTGGGGTTCTAAGAAAGGAGTCATTACAGAAGACGATCTGTATGCCACGTTTGAGGAATGTGCTCAGCATCCGGAGTATTTTGATTTCACTCAAAAGACATCCGATCAGCCCATCATTAACTACATGATCCTAAAGCGAGTGCCCAAACGCTTTAATATTGTTCGCCGACCCGGAGGGGGTCCAGGTAACTGGGGAGGAAGTACGCGATTTCAGCGAGATGGCTTCCGTCTGATCGATCCCAACGTTAATCAGCCATTGCAATATTTGCATTGGGCAGGGATTCGGATTGAACCGGGATGTCCCTATTGGGAAATTTGGGAACATTACCGCTACTTAAACGAGGAAAAACCCGCTTATTATCCTTCGGTAAAGCGGAAAAAGAGCTTGCGGCAACGCTTAGCGAGTCTGATCAAAGGGCGATAG